The proteins below are encoded in one region of Huiozyma naganishii CBS 8797 chromosome 7, complete genome:
- the ARO1 gene encoding pentafunctional protein ARO1p (similar to Saccharomyces cerevisiae ARO1 (YDR127W); ancestral locus Anc_8.287), with product MATVPLAKVPILGKDTVHVGYNIHEHIVSTTIHDCPSSTYVIVNDANVQKLPYLKTIKSEMEKQLPEGARVLHYITKPGEANKTRQTKEQVEDFMLDNGCTRDTVVIAIGGGIVGDMIGYVAATFMRGVRVVHIPTSLLAMVDSSIGGKTAVDTPMGKNFIGAFWQPQFVFVDIKWLETLPRREFINGMAEVIKTACIWDAAEFARLEENAQTFLDIVNNAQIVQYSDENTGDVYELSQTDIPKMLEHTYKLVLESIKVKTEVVSSDERETSLRNLLNFGHTIGHAFEAILTPQALHGECVSIGMIYEAELSRYLGILSPTQVARIVKILVAYGLPVSPSEKWFKELTLQKRTPLDVLLSKMSIDKKNDGSKKKCVLLETVGKCYGTSAHVVSDADLRFVLTDETLVYPFKNIPANQTKTITPPGSKSISNRALILAALGKGPCRIKNLLHSDDTKHMLNAVQELNGAKITWEDNGETVVLDGQGGATLTACENPLYLGNAGTASRFLTSFASLVKSSKSKNHIILTGNDRMQQRPIGPLVDSLRTNGTKIDYVKNEGSLPLKVYTDTHLQGGRIELAATVSSQYVSSVLMCAPYAEEPVTLSLVGGKPISILYVEMTIKMMEKFGVKVTQSTTEPFTYHIPKTQYVNPPEYVIESDASSATYPLAFAALTGTTVTVPNIGSDSLQGDARFARDVLGPMGCTVEQTASSTTVTGPPVGHLKPLKHIDMEPMTDAFLTACVVAAVAHDSNPEFHNTTTIEGIANQRVKECNRIEAMATQLAKFGVRTHELPDGIQVHGLDSIDELQLPRDSTGPIGVETYDDHRVAMSFSLLAGMVNYNSTEKDVDPVRVLERHCTGKTWPGWWDVLHTNLGARLDGAEPINNAATKSSKSVVIIGMRAAGKTTISKWCAAALGYKLMDLDDAFEQDYGHGNIKEFVAQNGWEKFREEETRIFEDVINKHGDDGYIFSTGGGIVENPASRVALKKFAASGGYVLHLHRDIEETIIFLQSDPSRPAFVEEIRDVWERREKWYKDCSNYTFFAPHCSNEIEFQSLRKAFSRFINVISGNEEIAVPTKRSAFVCLTFEDLTEHTSKLSEIAYGCDAVEVRVDHLVKLDADFVNRQLFTLRSATGGLPIIFTVRTKKQGGKFDDDDYETLEQLFSLALKAGVEFIDLELTLPTAIQYKVLNNKGNTKVIGSHHDFDAAFPWSNSEWENRYNQALSLDVDIVKFVGTAVTFEDNLELERFRFSHTIKPLIAINMGEIGKVSRVLNTILTPITSSLLPGSAAPGQLTLPEINKIYTSMGGITPKELFVVGKPIEHSRSPTLHNTGYKLLGLPHTFGKFETDSAEEVKKQLLDGNKNLGGLAVTIPLKLDIIKYMDDLTPAAEIIGAVNTVIPLGDGKFRGDNTDWLGITNSLISNGVPANVSGMCGLVVGAGGASRAAVYALFKMGCAKIYVINRCSDEMQALKASFPVHFNLVLVETVEEADQVVDTVSMVISCVPANKPLPDNLVSKVERFLAKGAKASFVPTLLDAAYKPSITPLMKLASDKYQWHVVPGAQMLVHQGVEQFERWTSFKPPFKGIFDEVTKD from the coding sequence ATGGCAACAGTTCCGTTGGCGAAAGTGCCTATTCTCGGGAAGGACACTGTGCATGTGGGTTACAACATCCACGAGCACATCGTGTCCACCACGATCCACGATTGTCCATCGTCCACTTACGTGATTGTCAACGATGCAAACGTGCAGAAACTACCTTACTTGAAGACCATAAAGTCTGAGATGGAGAAGCAGTTGCCCGAGGGCGCCCGTGTGCTCCACTACATCACAAAACCTGGGGAAGCGAACAAGACGAGACAGACGAAGGAACAAGTGGAGGACTTCATGCTGGACAATGGTTGCACTAGGGACACAGTCGTGATTGCCATTGGTGGTGGGATCGTGGGTGATATGATTGGGTACGTCGCGGCCACTTTCATGCGTGGGGTCCGTGTCGTTCACATCCCAACGTCGCTGTTGGCAATGGTGGACTCATCCATCGGTGGGAAAACCGCTGTGGATACACCAATGGGGAAGAACTTCATTGGGGCTTTCTGGCAACCACAATTCGTGTTTGTCGATATCAAATGGTTGGAGACTTTGCCCCGTAGAGAGTTCATCAACGGGATGGCCGAAGTCATCAAGACTGCTTGTATCTGGGACGCAGCAGAATTTGCTCGTCTAGAGGAAAACGCGCAAACTTTCTTGGATATCGTCAACAACGCTCAAATAGTCCAGTACTCCGATGAGAACACGGGGGACGTGTACGAACTGTCGCAGACGGACATCCCCAAGATGCTAGAACACACTTACAAGCTTGTCCTCGAAAGTATTAAAGTGAAGACAGAGGTAGTGTCCTCAGATGAGCGGGAAACTAGCTTGAGAAACTTGCTTAACTTCGGGCACACCATTGGCCACGCTTTCGAGGCCATATTGACCCCACAGGCGCTCCATGGGGAATGTGTCTCCATCGGTATGATCTACGAGGCAGAATTATCCCGCTACTTGGGGATTCTATCCCCAACACAAGTCGCAAGGATTGTCAAGATTTTGGTGGCATACGGGCTACCTGTCTCCCCATCTGAAAAATGGTTCAAAGAGCTTACGTTACAGAAGAGAACTCCTCTGGACGTGCTTCTAAGCAAGATGTCCAtcgacaagaagaacgacggttccaagaaaaaatgtgTTTTATTGGAGACCGTGGGGAAATGTTACGGGACCTCCGCCCACGTCGTCTCGGATGCAGACTTGAGATTTGTCCTTACAGATGAAACTCTTGTCTACccattcaaaaacatccCAGCGAATCAAACAAAGACCATTACACCACCAGGATCAAAATCTATCTCCAATAGAGCGCTGATTTTGGCAGCTCTTGGTAAGGGTCCTTGTAGGATCAAAAACTTGCTACATTCAGATGACACGAAACATATGCTTAACGCGGTTCAAGAATTGAACGGTGCGAAAATTACCTGGGAGGATAACGGTGAAACTGTGGTCCTTGACGGTCAAGGTGGTGCCACTTTAACTGCCTGCGAAAACCCATTGTACTTGGGTAATGCAGGTACAGCCTCCAGGTTTCTCACCTCGTTTGCCTCATTGGTCAAGTCGTCCAAGAGTAAGAACCATATTATCTTAACGGGTAACGACAGAATGCAACAGAGACCCATCGGACCCCTGGTCGATTCCTTGAGAACAAATGGTACCAAGATTGACTACGTTAAGAATGAGGGATCTTTGCCCCTTAAAGTCTACACCGATACCCATTTGCAAGGTGGTCGCATTGAACTGGCTGCCACGGTTTCATCCCAGTACGTTTCGTCTGTTTTGATGTGTGCCCCTTACGCTGAAGAACCAGTCACGTTATCTCTTGTCGGAGGTAAACCAATATCCATCCTATACGTTGAAATGACGATCAAAATGATGGAAAAGTTTGGTGTCAAAGTGACTCAATCTACCACGGAACCATTCACCTACCACATTCCAAAAACTCAATATGTGAACCCACCAGAATACGTGATCGAAAGCGATGCCTCCTCGGCTACTTACCCATTGGCATTCGCTGCTCTAACTGGTACCACTGTTACGGTTCCCAACATCGGTTCGGACTCGTTGCAAGGAGATGCAAGATTTGCTAGGGATGTTTTGGGACCCATGGGCTGTACTGTGGAACAAACAGCCTCTTCCACCACCGTCACAGGGCCACCTGTTGGTCATTTGAAACCTTTGAAGCATATCGATATGGAACCAATGACTGACGCGTTTTTGACTGCCTGTGTCGTTGCAGCTGTCGCTCACGACAGTAATCCCGAATTCCACAATACAACTACGATTGAGGGGATCGCTAACCAACGTGTAAAAGAGTGTAATAGAATTGAGGCCATGGCCACTCAATTGGCCAAATTTGGTGTCAGGACGCACGAACTTCCAGATGGTATTCAAGTTCACGGTTTGGACTCTATTGACGAGTTGCAACTACCTCGTGACTCCACTGGGCCAATCGGTGTCGAAACCTACGATGATCATCGTGTGGCAATGAGTTTCTCGCTGTTGGCTGGGATGGTGAATTACAATAGTACTGAGAAGGATGTTGACCCTGTCAGAGTCTTGGAAAGACATTGTACGGGAAAGACCTGGCCTGGCTGGTGGGATGTTTTGCACACAAACCTGGGGGCTCGTCTAGACGGTGCAGAACCAATCAACAATGCCGCAACTAAGTCGTCAAAGAGTGTCGTTATAATTGGTATGAGAGCAGCAGGTAAGACTACCATAAGCAAATGGTGTGCTGCAGCCTTGGGCTATAAGTTAATGGACTTGGATGACGCCTTTGAACAAGACTATGGGCACGGGAACATCAAGGAGTTTGTTGCCCAAAATGGTTGGGAAAAATTCCgtgaagaggaaactcGAATCTTTGAGGATGTGATTAACAAGCATGGAGATGATGGGTACATTTTCTCTACCGGTGGTGGTATTGTGGAAAATCCAGCATCTAGAGTTGcattgaagaagtttgcTGCCTCTGGTGGTTACGTTCTACACTTGCACAGAGACATCGAGGAGACTATCATCTTTTTGCAAAGTGATCCATCTAGACCTGCTTTTGTCGAAGAGATCAGAGATGTGTGGGAAAGGAGAGAGAAATGGTACAAGGACTGTTCCAACTACACTTTCTTTGCCCCTCATTGTTCGAACGAAATCgaatttcaaagtttgaGAAAGGCTTTTAGCCGTTTTATTAACGTTATTTCTGGTAACGAGGAGATTGCGGTTCCAACGAAAAGGTCTGCTTTTGTTTGTCTgacttttgaagatttgaCGGAACACACTTCCAAATTGTCTGAAATTGCCTACGGTTGTGATGCCGTTGAAGTCAGAGTCGACCATCTGGTTAAACTGGATGCAGACTTTGTAAACAGACAACTTTTCACCTTGCGATCCGCCACCGGAGGGTTACCTATCATTTTTACAGTCAGAACCAAGAAACAAGGTGGCAAAtttgacgacgatgatTATGAAACTTTAGAGCAACTGTTTAGTTTGGCCTTGAAGGCTGGTGTTGAGTTCATTGATTTGGAACTAACGTTGCCTACTGCCATCCAATACAAAGTCTTGAACAACAAAGGAAATACCAAGGTAATTGGGTCCCATCACGATTTCGATGCGGCATTTCCGTGGTCAAACTCGGAATGGGAAAACAGATACAACCAAGCACTATCTTTGGACGTTGATATTGTCAAATTTGTCGGTACTGCAGTGACTTTTGAGGATAACTTGGAATTAGAAAGATTCAGATTTTCTCATACGATTAAACCCTTGATTGCTATCAACATGGGTGAAATTGGTAAAGTGTCTCGTGTTTTAAACACTATCTTAACTCCTATTACGTCCAGTTTGCTCCCAGGCTCAGCTGCCCCTGGACAACTAACTCTACCCGAAATTAACAAAATCTATACATCAATGGGCGGTATTACACCAAAGGAACTATTTGTTGTCGGTAAACCAATTGAGCATTCTAGATCCCCCACTTTGCACAATACAGGCTATAAACTTTTGGGTCTGCCACACACCTTTGGGAAGTTCGAAACGGATTCAGCTGAGGAGGTTAAAAAGCAACTGTTGGATGGCAACAAAAACCTAGGGGGGTTAGCTGTTACTATTCCATTGAAGTTGGATATAATAAAATACATGGATGATTTAACACCTGCTGCAGAAATCATTGGTGCAGTGAACACCGTTATCCCACTGGGGGATGGTAAATTCAGAGGTGACAACACCGACTGGTTGGGTATCACTAATTCCTTGATCAGCAATGGTGTTCCAGCTAATGTCAGCGGTATGTGTggtcttgttgttggtgcaGGCGGTGCCTCTAGAGCTGCTGTTTACGCATTGTTCAAGATGGGCTGCGCTAAGATTTACGTCATCAACAGATGTTCAGACGAAATGCAAGCTTTGAAGGCTTCTTTCCCGGTCCATTTCAACCTTGTTCTAGTAGAAACTGTTGAGGAAGCCGACCAAGTTGTTGATACTGTTTCTATGGTTATTAGCTGTGTTCCTGCTAACAAACCGCTACCAGACAATCTGGTGAGCAAGGTCGAACGCTTCCTGGCGAAGGGTGCTAAGGCTTCTTTTGTGCCAACACTTCTAGATGCTGCCTACAAACCTAGCATCACTCCTCTCATGAAGTTAGCAAGTGACAAGTACCAATGGCACGTTGTACCTGGTGCCCAAATGCTTGTTCATCAAGGTGTAGAACAGTTTGAGAGATGGACTTCCTTCAAACCTCCATTCAAGGGAATCTTTGACGAAGTTACTAAAGATTGA
- the KNAG0G02140 gene encoding uncharacterized protein (similar to Saccharomyces cerevisiae ECM18 (YDR125C) and ICT1 (YLR099C); ancestral locus Anc_8.284) has product MAFLWGSFCSSAGGVAGVEDVVDLMSPKDRKQLSQLEAAVISGVREQLPAGVTLSQMMVADEINEWRLQNSGDADRIAVHTPTVLIHGYAASSMAFHLNVAGLSNAFSDLCVVDLPANGLSREPPMLGPKVKGQPVHWKELDKKTGSLTVVCEPPSKMSSSGVLDDPGVYEDYFVDRIEKWRLAHGFDNINVVGHSFGGYMSFKYAIKYSKHVDKLVLLSPLGVERNIDSVSNKWDVGKTYDLTDIDATSPLYYRPFTVPGYLFNNQLNVLRKMGPLGNHMAKRAIASRYSNVPGTAYHAYLHHVFYGAHTFPSANITAFTHLFTRQLLARDPLLDNIQRLKVNKLMMVYGDHDWMNKEAGYGMVQEINKERYVPAKAVYAELPSAGHNLFLDNPSGFNKLLIDFLRD; this is encoded by the coding sequence ATGGCGTTTCTGTGGGGGTCGTTTTGTTCTAGTGCGGGGGGTGTTGCTGGTGTGGAAGATGTGGTCGATTTGATGAGTCCCAAGGACAGGAAACAGTTGTCCCAGTTGGAGGCGGCGGTGATAAGCGGTGTGCGGGAACAGTTGCCTGCAGGGGTGACACTCTCACAGATGATGGTGGCAGATGAGATTAATGAGTGGAGGTTACAGAATTCGGGGGACGCTGACCGGATCGCGGTACATACCCCTACGGTGCTCATTCACGGGTACGCAGCTTCGTCGATGGCGTTCCATTTGAATGTCGCTGGGCTTAGTAATGCGTTTTCGGACCTGTGCGTCGTCGATTTACCAGCTAATGGGCTTTCCAGGGAACCACCTATGCTGGGCCCAAAGGTGAAGGGCCAGCCGGTCCACTGGAAGGAACTGGATAAGAAAACTGGGTCTTTGACTGTTGTGTGCGAACCACCTTCTAAAATGTCCAGTAGTGGGGTATTGGATGATCCAGGTGTCTACGAGGACTATTTTGTGGacagaattgaaaaatggAGATTGGCTCACGGATTTGATAACATAAACGTCGTGGGTCACTCGTTTGGTGGGTACATGTCCTTCAAATACGCTATCAAGTACTCCAAACATGTTGACAAACTGGTCTTGTTGTCACCACTGGGAGTCGAACGCAATATAGACTCAGTGTCCAACAAATGGGACGTTGGTAAGACATACGACCTGACTGATATAGACGCAACGTCACCACTGTATTACAGACCGTTCACGGTCCCCGGGTATCTCTTCAACAACCAGTTAAACGTCCTGCGTAAGATGGGACCCCTGGGGAACCACATGGCTAAGAGAGCCATCGCGTCGCGGTACAGTAACGTCCCGGGCACAGCGTACCACGCGTACTTGCACCACGTGTTCTACGGGGCCCACACATTCCCCTCTGCAAACATCACCGCGTTTACACATCTGTTCACAAGGCAGTTGCTGGCAAGAGACCCGCTTCTGGATAACATCCAACGGTTGAAAGTGAACAAACTGATGATGGTCTACGGAGACCACGACTGGATGAACAAAGAGGCAGGGTACGGGATGGTCCAAGAGATCAATAAGGAGAGGTACGTCCCTGCAAAGGCAGTGTACGCGGAACTGCCCTCAGCGGGACATAACCTCTTCTTGGATAACCCTTCTGGGTTTAACAAGTTGCTAATAGACTTTCTGCGGGATTGA
- the HRT3 gene encoding SCF ubiquitin ligase complex subunit HRT3 (similar to Saccharomyces cerevisiae HRT3 (YLR097C); ancestral locus Anc_8.281): MANVELYTAADSSVNEALSAWEKGVLKEKDGSMSDAIIYYRKAIKLRDDVEKIYRKKLHDEWELLKRVEAMNLNDAELDETYLGVADTDEDTTANEPREILPCWILEMLPNDILLRIIKFVILASGESWVNLSLSCSTFNKLCFHNSFPYEIFKGYIYPKQRYDERAMALNGISNLETLERELWDTDYISMLRDRPYIKFEGVYISVVNYLRYGTLAEGSSSLVRPVHMITYYRYFRFYPNGDVLRLLTTDEPVHVVKKFSRDSKPRDSDICHWSLGFDDNFGRLTVTRTTQKYVFNETLAVSKHGNKPHQRLKWICSTVEDSEGAISDCSISNEKPFTFSRVRSYAPT; this comes from the coding sequence ATGGCTAATGTTGAATTATATACAGCTGCAGATTCCAGCGTAAACGAAGCCCTTTCTGCATGGGAAAAGGGAGTATTAAAGGAGAAGGACGGGTCCATGTCGGATGCCATCATTTATTACCGCAAGGCCATTAAACTACGGGACGATGTCGAAAAGATATATAGGAAGAAGTTGCATGACGAATGGGAACTTTTAAAAAGGGTTGAAGCGATGAATCTGAACGATGCCGAATTAGATGAGACATATTTGGGCGTTGCAGATACAGACGAGGACACCACTGCCAACGAGCCCAGAGAGATTTTAccttgttggatattggaaatgCTGCCCAATGATATACTATTGCGAATCATCAAATTTGTTATTCTCGCATCAGGTGAATCGTGGGTAAACCTTTCCCTATCGTGTTCCACATTCAATAAACTGTGTTTTCACAATTCGTTCCCTTACGAGATCTTCAAGGGATACATATACCCGAAACAGCGATACGATGAACGAGCAATGGCTCTGAATGGGATCAGTAACCTCGAAACCTTGGAAAGAGAACTCTGGGACACAGACTATATTTCGATGCTTAGGGATAGACCGTATATCAAGTTCGAAGGCGTTTACATCAGCGTGGTAAACTATTTGAGATACGGTACACTTGCAGAGGGCTCTTCCTCCTTGGTAAGACCCGTGCATATGATAACATATTACAGATACTTCCGATTCTACCCTAATGGAGACGTACTGAGACTCTTAACCACGGATGAACCAGTACACGTGGTAAAAAAGTTTTCTAGAGATTCAAAACCTAGGGATAGCGATATCTGTCATTGGAGTCTCGGTTTCGATGATAATTTTGGACGATTAACTGTCACAAGAACCACTCAGAAATATGTTTTCAATGAAACTCTAGCTGTGTCGAAGCACGGTAACAAACCGCACCAGAGGTTGAAATGGATATGCTCTACTGTTGAAGACAGTGAAGGTGCTATTTCAGATTGCTCAATCTCCAACGAAAAACCTTTCACTTTCTCTAGAGTCAGGTCATATGCGCCTACGTGA
- the CHA4 gene encoding Cha4p (similar to Saccharomyces cerevisiae CHA4 (YLR098C); ancestral locus Anc_8.283), which produces MSVMKEDQVVLQTVKPKRLACLHCRHKRKKCNMKSPCSNCQRAGMKCIFTHEDLRSKRKSVSYLTTLEEHIATLESSIVKAREAPTEAERVDALRLISLFEDSKENSATGMSPLSYETSRDVTPSNLILSQNHVAAPKVHTLETNSIYPTNSLSIKAQRNHATNEARIQAQATIRNLARSPPILRSLSIFFKWLYPGHYMFIHRETFLSAFFGDESTKDYYCSEELVFAISALGAKAAMVTDELHEKSEVYYHRAKQIVLTKVFQLVDRSLAESTSSSKLAIIQTLLCLAFYDVASAENSMAWYLSGLAFRIAHEIGLHLSPEAWNHVYEDELSKMDFAVRSRIYWGCYLADHLISVLFGRSTSLRMSNSTVPETFELPDIETGIEDYIFNPGVPLSMANPLKKLIVLSRVSEIFATKIFIQTETIERRSGHLIKFNTEMTNWRQSLPKGIKWNKKTLKELDKFDPTTMYVWLHFYIVLISYNKPFIFELDQSKNIIELFIEELFYVISLWRNNFGDFQRCGLYMIYSGILAIQCMNTGAVSKDYYDFFIDFLESDSVTYEVAKNFIENNRSNDDSKSSADLTDFNDLLGFLSHGNDFTLEYNFDLTLLNEIDNLVNADKKSVSSDPSPDPS; this is translated from the coding sequence ATGTCCGTAATGAAGGAGGACCAAGTTGTTCTACAAACCGTTAAACCAAAACGACTAGCATGTTTGCATTGCAGAcacaagaggaagaaatgTAACATGAAGTCCCCATGCTCCAATTGCCAGAGGGCAGGCATGAAATGCATCTTCACACATGAGGATCTCAGGAGTAAACGCAAGTCAGTATCCTACTTAACTACATTAGAAGAACACATAGCAACATTAGAAAGTTCTATCGTTAAGGCGCGGGAGGCACCCACCGAAGCTGAAAGAGTTGACGCATTACGTCTTATCTCATTGTTCGAGGATTCTAAAGAAAATTCTGCTACAGGAATGTCACCATTGTCATACGAGACCTCACGGGATGTTACACCGTCCAATTTAATCTTATCTCAAAACCATGTTGCTGCTCCAAAGGTACACACATTGGAGACGAATAGCATCTACCCCACAAATTCGCTTTCCATTAAGGCGCAAAGAAACCATGCTACGAATGAAGCACGCATACAGGCACAGGCGACCATCCGGAACCTGGCTCGAAGTCCGCCAATACTCAGGTCACTCTCCATATTCTTCAAGTGGTTGTATCCAGGCCACTACATGTTCATTCACAGAGAAACGTTTTTGAGTGCGTTCTTCGGCGACGAATCCACGAAGGATTACTACTGCTCTGAAGAACTTGTGTTCGCGATTTCCGCACTTGGAGCTAAAGCAGCTATGGTGACCGATGAACTACACGAGAAGTCCGAAGTGTATTACCATCGCGCTAAACAGATTGTACTGACAAAAgtgttccaattggtcGATAGGTCTTTGGCGGAATCAACATCCTCTTCAAAACTGGCTATCATCCAGACCCTGTTATGTCTTGCGTTTTATGACGTGGCCAGTGCGGAGAATTCAATGGCTTGGTACTTATCGGGGCTTGCGTTCAGAATTGCCCATGAGATCGGGTTACATTTGAGTCCAGAGGCATGGAATCACGTCTACGAGGACGAACTATCAAAGATGGATTTTGCCGTCAGGAGCAGAATCTACTGGGGATGCTACCTAGCGGACCACTTGATATCCGTATTGTTTGGAAGATCTACATCGCTGCGTATGTCCAATTCCACCGTCCCTGAGACGTTTGAGTTGCCCGACATTGAAACGGGTATTGAGGATTACATTTTCAATCCGGGAGTCCCATTGTCTATGGCGAACCCATTGAAGAAACTAATAGTTCTTTCAAGAGTCTCCGAGATCTTCGCTACGAAGATATTCATACAGACAGAGACGATAGAGCGAAGAAGTGGACATCTAATCAAGTTCAACACGGAAATGACTAACTGGAGACAATCTTTACCAAAGGGAATTAAATGgaacaaaaaaactttgaaagagttggATAAGTTTGACCCGACGACCATGTACGTGTGGCTGCACTTCTACATCGTTCTTATATCCTACAATAAACCcttcatttttgaactAGATCAGAGCAAGAATATCATTGAACTATTCATTGAGGAGTTGTTCTACGTGATATCTTTGTGGAGAAATAATTTCGGGGATTTTCAAAGGTGTGGTTTGTACATGATTTATTCCGGGATCCTGGCCATTCAGTGCATGAACACAGGGGCGGTCAGCAAAGATTACTACGATTTCTTCATCGACTTTCTCGAATCAGACAGTGTCACGTATGAAGTGGCCAAGAATTTCATAGAAAACAATAGGAGCAATGATGACAGCAAGAGCAGCGCCGATTTGACAGATTTCAATGACCTACTTGGTTTCTTATCCCACGGTAATGACTTTACACTGGAGTATAACTTTGATTTGACTTTACTGAACGAGATTGATAATCTGGTAAATGCAGACAAAAAGTCAGTATCCTCAGACCCGTCCCCTGACCCATCGTAG
- the MIM2 gene encoding Mim2p (similar to Saccharomyces cerevisiae YLR099W-A; ancestral locus Anc_8.285) — protein sequence MTVAGEVVVSGLDTASECESESDFELDLALVEAERQWQESLQQLSTVLTCVVLPIVGKFLGRKVVKDHMATGSEILFSISQGAVFCTLTYTLTYTSLFFVVVTHIITHYLIFFFLSVFISRGIITARERFAC from the coding sequence ATGACGGTCGCTGGTGAGGTGGTGGTGAGTGGTTTGGACACCGCGTCTGAGTGCGAGTCCGAGTCAGACTTCGAACTGGACCTGGCCCTCGTGGAGGCCGAGAGACAATGGCAAGAGTCTTTACAGCAGCTGAGCACGGTGCTCACGTGCGTCGTGCTGCCCATCGTCGGGAAGTTCCTGGGAAGGAAAGTAGTCAAGGATCATATGGCAACGGGCAGCGAAATACTTTTTTCCATTAGCCAGGGTGCGGTGTTCTGCACCCTTACATACACACTTACATATAcgtctctcttctttgtaGTGGTGACTCACATAATCACACATtatttgatatttttttttctatctgtttttatttctCGAGGAATTATTACAGCTCGAGAAAGGTTTGCGTGCTAG